From Phalacrocorax carbo unplaced genomic scaffold, bPhaCar2.1 SCAFFOLD_292, whole genome shotgun sequence, a single genomic window includes:
- the SYCE1 gene encoding synaptonemal complex central element protein 1: MEGKRERKKRELGTAEGVGAREARGAVPCPPAPSSPVSPQAAAMAGNRGGIPHPPAGTPRLEALLGRLRSLHQARQAAARELAEARGRGEGLQRHLEQLEERRAALEGLWQQKQEALRVGRLRREEVEAEGQRRRGLCLSRQRDLAGAGEAQGRLRHLRRGHRQDFWRQLDDIMEEHKRLREAHAPAQLEAELVRLEEAREKLLRQERRLLEAEGHLGHEAYLAARLVAQEEEGARQRMGAELGRRQISLRRRDRLAEELEQLQRPLEAPPRRGGAAGGP; encoded by the exons ATGGAAGGGAAACGGGAGCGAAAAAAGCGGGAATTGGGGACAGCGGAGGGTGTCGGGGCGCGGGAGGCGCGAGGGGCCGTCCCGTGCCCGCCGGCGCCAtcgtcccccgtgtccccacaggCGGCGGCCATGGCGGGTAACCGAGGCG gcatcccccatccccccgcGGGGACCCCGCGCCTGGAGGCGCTGCTGGGGCGGCTCCGCAGCCTGCACCAAG CGCGTCAGGCCGCCGCGCGGGAGCTGGCGGAGGCGCGAGGCCGCGGCGAGGGGCTGCAGCGGCACCTGGAGCAGC TGGAGGAGCGTCGGGCGGCGCTGGAGGGGctctggcagcagaagcagg AGGCGCTGCGGGTGGGGCGGCTGcgcagggaggaggtggaggccGAAGGTCAAAG GCGCCGGGGGCTCTGCCTGAGCCGCCAGCGGGACCTggcaggggcgggggaggcGCAGGGTCGCCTGCGTCACCTGCGCCGGGGACACAG GCAGGACTTCTGGCGGCAGCTCGATGACATCATGGAGGAGCACAAACGCCTGCGGGAGGCGCAC GCCCCGGCCCAGCTGGAGGCTGAACTGGTGCGACTGGAGGAGGCGCGGGAGAAGCTGCTGAGGCAGG AGCGCCGcctgctggaggcagagggaCACCTGGGGCACGAAGCCTACCTGGCCGC GCGATTGGTGgcgcaggaggaggagggggcgcGGCAGCGGATGGGGGCGGAGCTCGGCCGGCGGCAGATCAGCCTGCGCCGCAGGGATAG gctggcagaggagctggagcagctgcagcgccCCCTggaggccccgccccgccgagggggggcagcgggggggccCTGA